In Blastopirellula sediminis, the following proteins share a genomic window:
- a CDS encoding phytanoyl-CoA dioxygenase family protein — protein sequence MNPAAIGKRIGRIFSGRGFFSGKSNKPSTYAERFDLTDHGVILPDLADFPECRQIQQVPSLRNADAVTAPMAAALNGCDVAGFEASLKSLQAQLIGLDAFNAAETTILQTQMKNIRSMGVSYIQHKAQRETTKRDDLPKSAAYESLVEDGVFASQVDTSRIRAHLESSINELVAQEPPELCDPSQGYDRSRMIFPADDAVLFEELHKAFAPGSLLSAASKYHRVPDLDFKHACLHICAPTDTHYTQTLQDCQTTSRLVGLHFDPKPVMKVILYLNDVTPDTGPFCFFPKSHRWRFSELEMVVAKGNSTGNYLNTPEHRRVALSFPQILRKNAILGRMVPDGSPLSAKLLQAEKEYTSDFANCMLFDAGHGFHRGGICKTGLRINLQIALK from the coding sequence ATGAATCCTGCGGCAATTGGCAAACGGATTGGTCGTATCTTCTCCGGAAGAGGTTTCTTCTCCGGCAAATCGAACAAGCCGTCGACTTACGCCGAGCGTTTCGATCTGACCGATCACGGCGTCATCCTGCCGGATCTCGCCGACTTCCCGGAATGCCGCCAGATTCAGCAGGTCCCGTCGCTACGCAACGCGGATGCGGTCACCGCCCCGATGGCGGCCGCCTTGAACGGCTGCGACGTCGCCGGATTTGAAGCGAGCCTCAAGTCGCTGCAAGCTCAGCTGATCGGACTCGACGCGTTCAACGCCGCCGAAACGACGATCCTGCAGACGCAGATGAAGAACATTCGCTCGATGGGCGTCAGCTACATCCAACACAAAGCTCAGCGTGAAACGACGAAACGCGACGACTTGCCCAAGTCGGCCGCCTACGAATCCCTGGTCGAAGACGGCGTCTTCGCCAGCCAGGTCGACACCAGCCGCATCCGGGCTCACCTCGAAAGCTCGATCAACGAGTTGGTCGCACAAGAGCCGCCGGAACTGTGCGATCCGAGCCAAGGCTATGACCGTTCGCGAATGATTTTTCCGGCGGACGACGCGGTGCTCTTCGAAGAACTGCACAAAGCGTTCGCCCCCGGCAGCCTGCTGTCGGCCGCGTCCAAGTACCATCGCGTGCCGGACCTCGACTTCAAGCACGCGTGCCTCCACATTTGCGCTCCGACCGACACGCACTACACGCAAACGCTGCAAGATTGCCAGACGACGAGCCGGCTGGTCGGTCTCCACTTTGACCCGAAGCCGGTCATGAAAGTCATTCTTTACCTGAATGACGTGACCCCTGACACCGGCCCGTTCTGTTTCTTTCCGAAGAGCCATCGCTGGCGCTTTAGCGAATTGGAAATGGTGGTCGCGAAAGGGAACAGCACCGGCAACTATCTCAATACGCCGGAACATCGCCGCGTCGCACTTTCGTTCCCGCAGATCCTGCGGAAGAACGCGATTCTCGGCCGAATGGTGCCTGACGGTTCGCCGCTCAGCGCAAAGCTGCTGCAAGCGGAGAAGGAATACACGTCCGACTTCGCCAACTGCATGTTGTTTGACGCTGGCCATGGATTCCACCGCGGCGGGATCTGCAAAACCGGCTTGCGAATCAATCTGCAAATCGCCTTGAAATAA
- the infA gene encoding translation initiation factor IF-1, protein MAKKEEALEVDGTVTQALANTRFRVQLDDGPLVMAHVAGKMRKHFIRIVPGDRVRVELSPYDLTKGRIVFRER, encoded by the coding sequence ATGGCTAAGAAAGAAGAAGCCCTCGAAGTCGACGGCACCGTAACGCAAGCCCTAGCCAATACGCGATTTCGCGTCCAATTGGACGACGGACCGTTGGTGATGGCTCACGTTGCCGGCAAAATGCGGAAGCACTTTATTCGTATCGTTCCTGGAGACCGGGTTCGCGTCGAACTCTCCCCCTACGATTTGACCAAGGGTCGCATCGTTTTCCGCGAACGTTAA
- a CDS encoding FHA domain-containing protein, producing the protein MIASKRQFAPTAASQPKARVLRLEVIGGELGSQEMTLPLPARIGRSSSASLQLSHPLVADEHCDILVRGDQVLVRDLGSENGTFVNRDRIDLAQWEPGQLLTIGDVTFRAILD; encoded by the coding sequence ATGATCGCGTCCAAAAGACAATTCGCTCCGACTGCGGCTTCGCAGCCGAAGGCTCGCGTCCTTCGTCTGGAAGTGATCGGCGGCGAGCTTGGCTCGCAGGAAATGACGCTGCCGCTGCCGGCGCGCATTGGCCGCAGCTCAAGCGCCAGCCTGCAGCTCAGCCATCCGCTGGTTGCGGATGAGCACTGCGATATTTTGGTCCGCGGCGATCAGGTTCTGGTCCGCGACCTGGGATCGGAGAACGGCACGTTCGTCAATCGTGACCGGATCGACCTGGCCCAGTGGGAGCCCGGGCAGCTGCTGACCATCGGCGACGTCACCTTCCGCGCGATCCTCGACTAG